One segment of Brassica napus cultivar Da-Ae chromosome C3, Da-Ae, whole genome shotgun sequence DNA contains the following:
- the LOC125583195 gene encoding uncharacterized protein LOC125583195, whose product MTSAYQPQQSLVLFDMDLKPPLTSGSPTSSHSDVSPDPCWPSMSGLSVKSPQTAKLTSSTVSIEEETVTQSDLPSSLPVVNNGPADTSHQIEGSVVKENIISLPVPPSSSKSEVAPSSNLPNSRLGAWAHPINLNSLSTSRVHSSIHEVDGRVAKDGYVLELWPSLKESQNGQVRREILEAPISKSFPAVAQAQNPQDRKEDALRFPWAAKMNPACRNLYRATEPEYLEDGTPKVTIPRHVLLQGLQNQKEYILGQFYRCLPPPGGLIYAVFNKLWGRKCRITIKKLGESNYLFHVPDEATRTWILQRGLWHVDDCLMFVASWKPEASLAIPEIKTIPVWVTLKKIPNICYSIPGISHIASGLGAPMATHKPRLDPILMGEAKILVEVELSKAFPLRIAANDENGFISMVDVEYAWLPSKCGRCGQLGHKVKRCLQDVNDSHLVAPEVIETAAIISDVVTTTSFVTVLESPQPDTTLAPVSDIEVSPDILLDTHNELNSVDPTPVAKVDNLITLATISVLEDMYASIASQPDSTPTDIKDTIESPVLESAQILSVTNTSTAHATSTVQKERSRIAESDLGSNKFASLITLEEEGDSTDSDKEIDSMNLLTPSGKRILRERPVKPSTKAKEMHLYSSARGRGNRGRGNRGGRG is encoded by the coding sequence ATGACCTCGGCGTACCAACCTCAGCAATCTCTCGTGCTCTTTGACATGGACCTGAAACCACCATTAACCTCTGGTTCGCCGACGTCTTCTCACTCCGATGTATCTCCAGATCCTTGTTGGCCAAGTATGAGTGGTTTGTCAGTGAAATCTCCACAGACGGCGAAATTGACATCATCTACAGTCTCGATTGAGGAAGAAACTGTTACCCAATCAGATTTGCCGTCTTCTCTTCCGGTAGTGAACAATGGTCCTGCAGATACAAGCCATCAAATAGAAGGCTCGGTTGTGAAGGAGAACATCATTAGTCTTCCAGTACCTCCATCTAGCTCAAAATCAGAGGTGGCTCCTTCCTCTAATCTTCCCAACTCTCGTCTTGGAGCTTGGGCTCATCCAATCAATCTCAATTCTCTTTCAACATCAAGGGTTCACTCTTCAATCCATGAAGTTGACGGAAGAGTAGCTAAAGACGGATATGTTCTAGAACTCTGGCCGTCTTTAAAAGAATCGCAAAATGGTCAAGTGAGAAGGGAAATACTTGAAGCTCCAATCTCCAAATCTTTTCCAGCTGTGGCACAAGCTCAAAACCCGCAAGACAGGAAAGAAGATGCTCTTCGATTTCCATGGGCAGCGAAAATGAATCCTGCTTGTAGGAATCTCTACCGAGCAACAGAGCCTGAATACTTAGAAGATGGTACTCCTAAGGTAACTATTCCAAGGCATGTTCTCTTGCAAGGATTACAGAATCAAAAGGAATATATTTTGGGTCAGTTCTATAGATGTTTGCCTCCGCCTGGAGGTTTAATTTATGCAGTCTTTAACAAGTTATGGGGAAGAAAGTGTAGAATCACTATAAAGAAGTTGGGTGAATCTAATTACTTGTTTCATGTTCCTGATGAAGCGACTAGAACTTGGATTCTTCAAAGGGGTCTTTGGCATGTTGATGACTGTCTAATGTTTGTTGCTTCATGGAAACCTGAAGCATCCTTAGCTATCCCGGAGATCAAAACAATCCCAGTGTGGGTAACTCTGAAAAAGATACCCAACATATGTTACTCTATTCCTGGAATAAGTCATATAGCCTCTGGTTTAGGTGCTCCAATGGCAACTCACAAACCCAGGTTAGACCCCATTCTAATGGGTGAAGCTAAGATTTTGGTTGAGGTAGAGTTAAGCAAAGCATTTCCTTTGAGAATCGCTGCTAATGATGAAAACGGTTTCATTTCCATGGTTGATGTGGAATACGCTTGGCTGCCTTCGAAGTGCGGTAGATGTGGTCAGCTTGGGCATAAGGTCAAGCGTTGCTTACAGGATGTCAATGACTCGCATTTAGTTGCTCCCGAGGTGATTGAGACGGCTGCTATCATTAGCGATGTGGTTACGACCACTTCGTTTGTCACTGTTCTTGAATCTCCTCAGCCCGACACTACTTTAGCGCCGGTTTCAGATATTGAGGTATCTCCTGACATTCTTCTGGATACACATAATGAACTGAACTCGGTTGATCCAACTCCTGTTGCGAAAGTGGACAATCTCATCACACTAGCTACAATCTCTGTTCTTGAAGACATGTATGCTTCCATAGCATCTCAACCCGATTCTACACCAACCGACATCAAAGATACCATTGAGTCTCCAGTTTTGGAGTCTGCCCAGATTTTATCAGTTACCAACACCTCTACTGCTCATGCGACCTCTACtgtccaaaaggaaagaagtaGAATAGCTGAGTCCGACCTTGGTTCTAACAAGTTTGCCTCGTTAATCACTttggaagaagaaggagattcAACAGATTCAGACAAAGAAATTGATTCTATGAATCTGTTGACACCTTCAGGAAAAAGGATTCTTAGAGAGAGACCAGTTAAACCATCCACAAAAGCTAAGGAGATGCATTTGTATTCTTCGGCTCGTGGAAGAGGAAACCGAGGTCGTGGAAACCGAGGTGGACGCGGCTAG